One region of Baekduia soli genomic DNA includes:
- a CDS encoding TetR/AcrR family transcriptional regulator has translation MSPTDPQRRSARPDTGSATPVRADIIAAATRVFSERGYHAASMSEIAAAVGMRKPSLYHHVRRKEDLLFAIHEQMIDELIAEMMRIVGSSATPAEKVAATLRSAMGFVARHRDGVTVFLAEHRSVGGERWNELVIKRDFYEQMLHRVLTEGREGGAFVDVPPAIAAKALLAMANWGYTWFQPGGPLTAEEVAETFARIALRGLEVR, from the coding sequence TTGTCCCCGACCGATCCGCAGCGCCGGTCGGCCCGGCCGGACACTGGGTCCGCGACGCCGGTCCGCGCCGACATCATCGCCGCCGCGACCCGCGTGTTCAGCGAGCGCGGCTACCACGCCGCGTCGATGTCGGAGATCGCCGCCGCCGTCGGCATGCGCAAGCCGAGCCTGTACCACCACGTGCGTCGCAAGGAGGACCTGCTCTTCGCGATCCACGAGCAGATGATCGACGAGCTCATCGCCGAGATGATGCGGATCGTCGGCTCCTCGGCCACGCCGGCGGAGAAGGTCGCCGCCACGCTGCGGTCGGCCATGGGGTTCGTCGCGCGCCACCGCGACGGCGTCACGGTCTTCCTCGCCGAGCACCGCTCCGTCGGCGGCGAGCGCTGGAACGAGCTGGTCATCAAGCGCGACTTCTACGAGCAGATGCTGCACCGCGTCCTGACCGAGGGCCGCGAGGGGGGCGCGTTCGTCGACGTGCCCCCGGCCATCGCGGCCAAGGCGCTGCTGGCCATGGCCAACTGGGGCTACACGTGGTTCCAGCCGGGCGGCCCGCTGACGGCCGAGGAGGTCGCCGAGACGTTCGCGCGGATCGCGCTGCGGGGGCTCGAGGTCCGCTGA
- a CDS encoding thiamine pyrophosphate-dependent dehydrogenase E1 component subunit alpha, with product MAESRTSTVESPSGAEAAQARYRLMRLSRRFEETVHEQFHEGNVPGPLHLSIGQEAVAVGAISPLRVSDAVLSTHRGHHHCLAKGAKADRLMAELLGREPGYSRGRGGSMHVAIPDIGLLGTNGIVGAGIPIATGAAYGMQAQGRDDVTVCFFGEGATGTGAFGESLNIAALWKLPLVFICENNQYVELTPQSVHVAGEIHRRGESFGMPGVKVDGNDIDEVLAAVGDAVARARAGEGPTMIEAVTYRWFGHYAGDKAAYRESDEVEQWRAKDPLVRSRAKLDAAVADELDASAEAEIQAALEFALNSPITGPDSLALDHLATT from the coding sequence TTGGCAGAGTCCCGCACGTCCACGGTGGAGTCCCCGTCAGGAGCGGAGGCCGCGCAGGCGCGCTACCGCCTCATGCGGCTCAGCCGCCGCTTCGAGGAGACCGTCCACGAGCAGTTCCATGAGGGCAACGTCCCCGGGCCGCTGCACCTCTCCATCGGCCAGGAGGCCGTCGCGGTCGGCGCGATCTCGCCGCTGCGCGTCAGCGACGCCGTCCTCTCCACGCACCGCGGTCATCACCACTGCCTCGCCAAGGGCGCGAAGGCCGACCGCCTGATGGCCGAGCTGCTGGGCCGCGAGCCCGGCTACTCCCGCGGCCGCGGCGGCTCCATGCACGTCGCGATCCCCGACATCGGGCTGCTGGGCACGAACGGCATCGTCGGCGCCGGCATCCCGATCGCCACGGGCGCGGCGTACGGCATGCAGGCCCAGGGCCGCGACGACGTCACGGTCTGCTTCTTCGGCGAGGGCGCCACCGGCACCGGGGCCTTCGGCGAGTCGTTGAACATCGCGGCGCTCTGGAAGCTCCCGCTCGTCTTCATCTGCGAGAACAACCAGTACGTCGAGCTCACGCCGCAGAGCGTGCACGTGGCCGGCGAGATCCACCGTCGCGGAGAGTCCTTCGGGATGCCCGGCGTCAAGGTCGACGGCAACGACATCGACGAGGTCCTCGCCGCGGTGGGCGACGCCGTCGCGCGGGCGCGTGCCGGCGAGGGCCCGACGATGATCGAGGCGGTCACCTACCGCTGGTTCGGCCACTACGCCGGCGACAAGGCGGCCTACCGCGAGTCCGACGAGGTCGAGCAGTGGCGGGCCAAGGACCCGCTCGTGCGCTCGCGCGCCAAGCTCGACGCGGCCGTGGCCGACGAGCTCGACGCCTCCGCCGAGGCCGAGATCCAGGCCGCGCTGGAGTTCGCCCTCAACAGCCCGATCACGGGCCCCGACTCCCTGGCCCTCGACCACCTCGCCACCACATGA
- a CDS encoding alpha-ketoacid dehydrogenase subunit beta codes for MTATTETAQTRSLKTWQGINQALTEEMERDERVVLVGEDVGRPGGPYGVTRGLLDKFGGLRVRDTPISEAVLVGLGVGGGAVGLRPVVEIMFFDFAMIAMDQIVNQAAKFRYFSGHSMPLTIRTMCGAGGPNGAQHSQNFEAWFCAVPGLKVIMPSNARDAKGLLKAAIRDDDPVLFIETLGILPTRRDVPVDEDFVLPIGVAETRREGTDVTVVAIGRLVDRALEAAETLAEEGISVEVIDPRTLSPLDTDALVASIRRTGRLVTATEATAPCSIGSEVCALAVENCLSELKSAPVRVASPFINVPTPVPLAEWRAPGPDAVADAVRKVMQG; via the coding sequence ATGACCGCCACCACCGAGACCGCGCAGACGCGCTCCCTGAAGACCTGGCAGGGCATCAACCAGGCGCTCACCGAGGAGATGGAGCGCGACGAGCGCGTCGTCCTCGTCGGCGAGGACGTCGGGCGGCCCGGCGGGCCCTACGGGGTCACCCGCGGGCTGCTGGACAAGTTCGGCGGCCTACGGGTCCGCGACACCCCGATCAGCGAGGCCGTCCTCGTCGGCCTGGGCGTCGGCGGCGGCGCCGTCGGCCTGCGTCCCGTCGTCGAGATCATGTTCTTCGACTTCGCGATGATCGCGATGGACCAGATCGTCAACCAGGCGGCGAAGTTCCGGTACTTCTCCGGGCACTCCATGCCGCTGACGATCCGCACGATGTGCGGGGCCGGCGGCCCCAACGGGGCGCAGCACTCGCAGAACTTCGAGGCGTGGTTCTGCGCGGTCCCGGGGCTGAAGGTGATCATGCCCTCCAACGCGCGCGACGCCAAGGGGCTGCTCAAGGCCGCGATCCGCGACGACGACCCGGTGCTGTTCATCGAGACGCTGGGCATCCTGCCCACCCGCCGCGACGTGCCCGTCGACGAGGACTTCGTGCTGCCCATCGGCGTCGCCGAGACGCGCCGCGAGGGCACCGACGTCACCGTCGTGGCCATCGGCCGACTCGTCGACCGCGCGCTGGAGGCCGCCGAGACGCTGGCCGAGGAGGGCATCTCGGTCGAGGTCATCGACCCGCGCACGCTGTCGCCGCTGGACACCGATGCGCTGGTCGCGTCCATCCGGCGGACCGGCCGCCTCGTCACCGCGACGGAGGCCACCGCGCCGTGCTCCATCGGCTCGGAGGTCTGCGCGCTGGCCGTGGAGAACTGCCTGTCCGAGCTCAAGTCGGCGCCCGTGCGCGTCGCCTCCCCGTTCATCAACGTGCCGACTCCGGTGCCGCTCGCCGAGTGGCGCGCCCCGGGCCCCGACGCCGTTGCCGATGCCGTCCGAAAGGTGATGCAGGGCTGA
- a CDS encoding biotin/lipoyl-containing protein gives MSDRVEIVIQDPGNTEEVEIVGIEVKVGDTVAEGDALLEVATDKANMDMEAPSAGTVAEILVSEGDIVPVTQVLMVLES, from the coding sequence ATGTCCGACCGCGTGGAGATCGTCATCCAGGACCCCGGCAACACCGAGGAGGTCGAGATCGTCGGCATCGAGGTGAAGGTCGGCGACACGGTGGCCGAGGGCGATGCGCTGCTCGAGGTGGCCACCGACAAGGCCAACATGGACATGGAGGCACCGTCGGCGGGCACCGTGGCCGAGATCCTGGTCTCCGAGGGCGACATCGTCCCCGTCACCCAGGTCCTGATGGTGCTGGAGTCATGA
- a CDS encoding 2-oxo acid dehydrogenase subunit E2, producing the protein MTQVAAPTGRGEPEVRKLSLMRRAMARRMVEASAVPCFYLRVTADATALIAARAQIKASGVTPVPSINDFIVLAVGRALRAHPHVNASWGDNTVEVHPRVNVGVAVAVEGGLVVPAVYDTDRLDVHGVAAAVREVAGLANARKLGRELLEDATFTVSNLGMFGIEDFDPIINPPQAAILGVGTVTPDAAGRQAMRLTLGCDHRVLTGAEGAPFLVDVKERLQDPDGLLAAGPDPSEEGAS; encoded by the coding sequence ATGACCCAGGTCGCGGCGCCCACCGGGCGCGGCGAGCCCGAGGTCCGCAAGCTCTCGCTCATGCGCCGCGCCATGGCGCGGCGCATGGTCGAGGCGTCGGCGGTGCCGTGCTTCTACCTGCGCGTGACCGCCGACGCGACCGCGCTCATCGCCGCCCGCGCGCAGATCAAGGCCTCGGGGGTCACCCCGGTCCCGTCGATCAACGACTTCATCGTCCTGGCCGTGGGCCGGGCGCTGCGCGCGCACCCGCACGTCAACGCCTCCTGGGGCGACAACACGGTCGAGGTGCACCCGCGCGTCAACGTCGGGGTGGCCGTGGCGGTCGAGGGCGGGCTCGTCGTCCCCGCCGTCTACGACACCGACCGCCTGGACGTCCACGGTGTCGCCGCGGCCGTCCGCGAGGTCGCCGGCCTGGCCAACGCCCGCAAGCTGGGCCGCGAGCTGCTGGAGGACGCGACCTTCACGGTCTCCAACCTCGGCATGTTCGGCATCGAGGACTTCGACCCCATCATCAACCCGCCCCAGGCGGCGATCCTCGGCGTCGGGACGGTCACGCCCGACGCCGCGGGGCGGCAGGCGATGCGCCTGACGCTGGGGTGCGATCATCGCGTTCTCACCGGCGCGGAGGGCGCGCCGTTCCTGGTCGACGTCAAGGAACGACTGCAGGACCCCGACGGCCTGCTGGCCGCCGGACCGGATCCGAGCGAGGAGGGAGCATCATGA
- a CDS encoding MmgE/PrpD family protein — protein MSTVHQSTTSVGRQLGRFVAELADADVPAEVAEKLRTSLLHNLSCALGASTQGAALWELARGRGPAEATMLCDGDRVLAEDAAFANGALMHTRAQDDTFFAGKTHIGSAVFPAALAIAEREGSDGAAFLRAITAGCEVGCAVSERLAAVSTARGFRATPVFSPLGAAAASASLLGLDAEGISNAIAIAANFAGGLNQTWIDGTSEYRLHLGMAARHGVHAARLAQAGFTGAPHWYEGAAGFANAFAGPDADLDIAGDWELGTRWRSLDVTYKPYPVCAITQSPVQVAIDLANRHDIDPAQIVAVRVHLNPADRSYPGTVNEGPFVDVGATLMSAQYCVAMALKHRSATLEGLREFDDEVIARLVSVTEVLPDEGLPSLAGRVEVDLDAGTVGGELVPDVYTYGWDWNGVVANIKRMEPEIALDRAQLDALEQAVHGLADLDSVSPIVRGTVA, from the coding sequence ATGAGCACCGTGCACCAGTCCACGACGAGCGTCGGCCGGCAGCTGGGCCGCTTCGTCGCCGAGCTGGCCGACGCCGACGTGCCGGCCGAGGTCGCCGAGAAGCTGCGCACCAGCCTGCTGCACAACCTCTCCTGTGCGCTCGGCGCCTCGACGCAGGGCGCCGCGCTCTGGGAGCTGGCGCGGGGGCGCGGGCCCGCCGAGGCCACGATGCTGTGCGACGGCGACCGGGTCCTGGCCGAGGACGCCGCCTTCGCCAACGGCGCGCTCATGCACACGCGCGCGCAGGACGACACGTTCTTCGCCGGCAAGACCCACATCGGCTCGGCCGTCTTTCCGGCCGCGCTGGCCATCGCCGAGCGCGAGGGCTCCGACGGCGCGGCGTTCCTGCGCGCGATCACCGCCGGCTGCGAGGTCGGCTGCGCCGTGTCCGAGCGCCTGGCCGCGGTGTCGACCGCGCGCGGCTTCCGCGCCACGCCGGTCTTCAGTCCGCTGGGGGCGGCCGCCGCGTCGGCGTCGCTGCTGGGCCTCGACGCCGAGGGCATCAGCAACGCGATCGCCATCGCCGCGAACTTCGCCGGCGGCCTGAACCAGACCTGGATCGACGGCACCAGCGAGTACCGGCTGCACCTCGGCATGGCGGCCCGCCACGGCGTGCACGCCGCGCGGCTGGCGCAGGCCGGCTTCACGGGCGCGCCGCACTGGTACGAGGGCGCGGCCGGCTTCGCCAACGCGTTCGCCGGGCCCGACGCCGACCTCGACATCGCCGGCGACTGGGAGCTCGGCACCCGCTGGCGCTCGCTCGACGTGACCTACAAGCCCTATCCGGTCTGCGCGATCACGCAGAGCCCGGTACAGGTCGCGATCGACCTGGCCAACCGCCACGACATCGACCCGGCGCAGATCGTCGCGGTGCGCGTGCACCTCAACCCGGCCGACCGCAGCTACCCGGGCACGGTCAACGAGGGCCCGTTCGTCGACGTCGGCGCGACGCTCATGAGCGCGCAGTACTGCGTGGCCATGGCGCTCAAGCACCGCTCGGCCACCCTCGAGGGCCTGCGTGAGTTCGACGACGAGGTCATCGCCCGCCTGGTCTCGGTCACCGAGGTGCTCCCCGACGAGGGCCTGCCGTCGCTGGCCGGCCGCGTCGAGGTCGACCTGGACGCGGGCACCGTCGGCGGCGAGCTGGTGCCCGACGTCTACACCTACGGCTGGGACTGGAACGGCGTGGTGGCCAACATCAAGCGCATGGAGCCCGAGATCGCGCTGGACCGCGCCCAGCTCGACGCGCTCGAGCAGGCGGTGCACGGCCTGGCCGACCTGGACTCCGTGTCGCCCATCGTCCGCGGGACGGTGGCGTGA
- a CDS encoding DUF7065 domain-containing protein yields MSPAVVDPEEDLFHEPDPARERWRESFYFDFYDFKHGLGGYSSIGYRPSKGSFGSMQVVWGPGLPTLGASEYGRYEEHTGHREVGGLLYVPRAKLGTWSFRFDGHLNDGGSDVAVAIPALRGADTPECLSVPVSYDLDFTPDQPAYIYEENPEWDGLFDGHVDEVGRVTGTMTVDGRTYEIDGRGAKDHSWGSRDWSRPKGWRWADILFEEGSQLTLWRATFDGTRWLQDGAIYADGAAHPITSFTEHLTFAPRPRADRPDSWEFTVGAGEQEMRGTCEILNVVPLLFSMRDERGEKATMWNDKASFRCTLEDGRVGYGNAEFQFRAPASGTAPRPLVAGA; encoded by the coding sequence GTGAGCCCGGCGGTCGTCGATCCCGAGGAGGACCTCTTCCACGAGCCCGACCCGGCCCGGGAGCGCTGGCGGGAGAGCTTCTACTTCGACTTCTACGACTTCAAGCACGGTCTCGGCGGCTACTCGAGCATCGGCTACCGCCCGTCCAAGGGCTCGTTCGGCTCGATGCAGGTCGTCTGGGGCCCCGGCCTGCCGACGCTGGGCGCCAGCGAGTACGGCCGCTACGAGGAGCACACCGGCCACCGGGAGGTCGGCGGCCTGCTCTACGTGCCGCGCGCGAAGCTCGGCACGTGGAGCTTCCGGTTCGACGGCCATCTCAACGACGGCGGCTCCGACGTGGCGGTCGCGATCCCGGCGCTGCGTGGGGCCGACACGCCCGAGTGCCTGTCGGTGCCCGTGTCCTACGACCTGGACTTCACGCCCGACCAGCCCGCCTACATCTACGAGGAGAACCCGGAGTGGGACGGGCTCTTCGACGGCCACGTCGACGAGGTCGGCCGCGTGACGGGGACGATGACCGTCGACGGGCGCACGTACGAGATCGACGGCCGCGGCGCCAAGGACCACTCGTGGGGCTCGCGCGACTGGTCGCGTCCCAAGGGCTGGCGCTGGGCCGACATCCTGTTCGAGGAGGGCTCGCAGCTCACGCTGTGGCGCGCCACGTTCGACGGGACCCGCTGGCTGCAGGACGGGGCGATCTACGCCGACGGCGCCGCGCACCCGATCACCTCGTTCACCGAGCACCTGACGTTCGCCCCGCGCCCGCGGGCCGACCGCCCCGACTCGTGGGAGTTCACGGTCGGCGCCGGCGAGCAGGAGATGCGCGGGACCTGCGAGATCCTCAACGTCGTGCCGCTGCTGTTCAGCATGCGCGACGAGCGCGGTGAGAAGGCCACGATGTGGAACGACAAGGCGTCGTTCCGGTGCACGCTGGAGGACGGCCGCGTCGGCTACGGCAACGCCGAGTTCCAGTTCCGGGCGCCCGCCTCGGGCACCGCGCCACGCCCGCTGGTCGCCGGCGCCTGA
- a CDS encoding TetR family transcriptional regulator, which translates to MARRGADITREKLLSAAHDLFVERATHTATVSEICDRADVNVAMVKYCFGSKDGLLDALLERVLRGLSSEIDRLSALHLDPEEALHRHVAEIVRNYVRYPYVNRLMNERLQRAEPGAVDRISASFAIPARDFYATLLAEGRRRSGWREIDPTLFFFSVVGICEFLFAAGPLLERSFQATMDPDLVERYIEHATALVSAGVAQRVPGPTR; encoded by the coding sequence GTGGCCCGCCGAGGCGCCGACATCACCCGCGAGAAGCTCCTCTCCGCCGCCCACGACCTGTTCGTCGAGCGCGCCACCCACACGGCCACCGTCAGCGAGATCTGCGACCGCGCCGACGTCAACGTCGCGATGGTCAAGTACTGCTTCGGCAGCAAGGACGGGCTGCTCGACGCCCTGCTCGAGCGCGTCCTGCGGGGGCTGTCGAGCGAGATCGACCGGCTGTCGGCCCTGCACCTCGACCCCGAGGAGGCGCTGCACCGCCACGTCGCCGAGATCGTGCGCAACTACGTGCGCTATCCCTACGTCAACCGGCTGATGAACGAGCGGCTGCAGCGCGCCGAGCCCGGCGCCGTGGACCGCATCAGCGCGTCCTTCGCGATCCCCGCCCGCGACTTCTACGCGACGCTGCTGGCCGAGGGCCGCCGCCGCAGCGGCTGGCGCGAGATCGACCCGACGCTGTTCTTCTTCAGCGTCGTGGGCATCTGCGAGTTCCTGTTCGCCGCGGGCCCGCTGCTGGAGCGCTCGTTCCAGGCCACGATGGACCCCGACCTGGTCGAGCGCTACATCGAGCACGCCACGGCGCTCGTGTCGGCCGGGGTCGCGCAGCGCGTCCCCGGCCCCACCCGCTGA
- a CDS encoding acyclic terpene utilization AtuA family protein, with product MADSVRLGCWAAFWGDTSTAVDQILDGSEVDYLISDYLSEITMALLARARAKDPDAGFVPDAIRVIAARLQDIHERGIKVVTNAGALNPAACAQAFRDAAEAAGVPLKVAAVLGDDLTPQADAILGSDPKDMFTGEPLPARPMTMNAYLGARPIAAALAAGADIVVTGRAVDSAVALGPLLHEFGWSDTDYDLLSAGTLAGHVVECGPQCTGGNFTDWDIVPGWDNMGFPIAECFPDGTAIISKPDNTGGLVSPATVSEQILYEIGDPGAYVMPDVLCDWRNIKLESVGENRVRVSGARGSQPPTTYKVTATHANGYRCMTTAAFGGLDAGAKARRAGQALVSRAERLIAKAGFEPLTESSVEVVGAGDTFGPEHRNDAATEAVVKIGVRHPERAALEHFASEFAPMALVAQGMTGYFAGRPRVAPAIAVYHLLIEKASLDVRVLLGDETIPVDIAPGKPGPAAGTPELPDAPSGGVSPISGGFTVPLRRLAYARSGDKGNNANIGVIARRPEFAAVIEEQLTTDRVQAFFQQYLTGGVKRWSLPGLSAVNFILEGALGGRGGTSTLRYDPQGKSFGAMLLQVPIAVPAEWDANGLLTRDAAPAREQSVA from the coding sequence ATGGCTGATTCCGTGCGTCTGGGTTGTTGGGCGGCGTTCTGGGGGGACACGAGCACCGCGGTCGACCAGATCCTCGACGGGTCCGAGGTGGACTACCTCATCTCGGACTACCTGTCGGAGATCACGATGGCCCTGCTGGCCCGGGCCCGGGCCAAGGACCCCGACGCCGGCTTCGTGCCCGACGCGATCCGCGTCATCGCCGCACGCCTGCAGGACATCCACGAGCGCGGCATCAAGGTGGTCACCAACGCCGGCGCGCTGAACCCCGCGGCCTGCGCGCAGGCCTTCCGCGATGCGGCCGAGGCCGCCGGCGTGCCGCTCAAGGTCGCGGCCGTGCTCGGCGACGACCTCACCCCGCAGGCCGACGCGATCCTGGGCTCCGACCCCAAGGACATGTTCACGGGCGAGCCGCTGCCGGCGCGCCCGATGACGATGAACGCCTACCTCGGCGCCCGGCCCATCGCGGCCGCGCTGGCCGCCGGGGCCGACATCGTCGTGACCGGCCGCGCGGTCGACTCCGCCGTTGCCCTCGGCCCGCTCCTGCACGAGTTCGGCTGGAGCGACACGGACTACGACCTGCTCTCGGCCGGAACGCTGGCCGGCCACGTCGTCGAGTGCGGGCCGCAGTGCACGGGCGGCAACTTCACCGACTGGGACATCGTGCCCGGCTGGGACAACATGGGCTTCCCCATCGCCGAGTGCTTCCCCGACGGCACCGCGATCATCTCCAAGCCCGACAACACGGGCGGCCTGGTCTCGCCCGCCACCGTCAGCGAGCAGATCCTCTACGAGATCGGCGACCCCGGCGCCTACGTCATGCCCGACGTTCTGTGCGACTGGCGCAACATCAAGCTCGAGTCCGTGGGCGAGAACCGCGTGCGCGTCTCCGGAGCGCGCGGCAGCCAGCCGCCCACGACCTACAAGGTCACCGCGACGCACGCCAACGGCTACCGCTGCATGACCACCGCCGCCTTCGGCGGCCTGGACGCCGGCGCCAAGGCCCGGCGCGCCGGGCAGGCGCTCGTCTCGCGCGCCGAGCGGCTCATCGCCAAGGCGGGCTTCGAGCCGCTGACGGAGTCCTCGGTCGAGGTCGTCGGCGCGGGGGACACGTTCGGCCCCGAGCACCGCAACGACGCGGCCACGGAGGCCGTCGTGAAGATCGGCGTGCGCCATCCCGAACGCGCGGCGCTCGAGCACTTCGCGAGCGAGTTCGCCCCTATGGCGCTCGTCGCCCAGGGGATGACGGGGTACTTCGCGGGCCGGCCGCGCGTCGCGCCCGCCATCGCCGTCTACCACCTGCTCATCGAGAAGGCCTCGCTGGACGTGCGCGTCCTGCTCGGCGACGAGACCATCCCGGTCGACATCGCCCCGGGCAAGCCCGGACCCGCGGCCGGCACGCCCGAGCTGCCCGACGCGCCCTCCGGCGGGGTGAGTCCGATCTCCGGCGGCTTCACCGTGCCGCTGCGCCGCCTGGCCTACGCCCGCAGCGGCGACAAGGGCAACAACGCCAACATCGGCGTCATCGCCCGCCGGCCCGAGTTCGCCGCGGTCATCGAGGAGCAGCTGACGACCGACCGGGTCCAGGCGTTCTTCCAGCAGTACCTCACCGGCGGCGTCAAGCGCTGGTCGCTGCCCGGCCTGTCGGCGGTCAACTTCATCCTCGAGGGTGCCCTGGGCGGCCGCGGCGGCACGTCGACGCTGCGCTACGACCCGCAGGGCAAGAGCTTCGGCGCGATGCTCCTGCAGGTGCCGATCGCCGTGCCGGCCGAGTGGGACGCCAACGGGCTGCTGACCCGCGACGCCGCGCCCGCGCGCGAGCAGTCGGTCGCGTGA
- a CDS encoding acetyl-CoA carboxylase biotin carboxylase subunit, which translates to MSLPEKVLVANRGEIAVRIMRTLRRLGIASVAVYHAEDACGRAVREADEAVELFGDTPVGAYLDIEGIVAACHATGATAVHPGFGFLSENAAFAEALAAAEITFIGPPPSAMRAMGDKIESKRLAAAAGVPTLPGSPDAVADVEEAVAIATEIGFPVLLKASAGGGGKGMRIAVDADDCREAFDRASAEAKASFGDGRVFVERFITKPRHVEVQVLADTHGTVLHLGERECSIQRRYQKVIEESPSPAIDAETRAAMGATAVALARAVDYVSAGTVEMILDEDGSFYFLEMNTRLQVEHPVTELVTGIDIVAEQVRIAAGEPLGYGQDDVRMSGHAIECRVYAEDADAGFIPATGRLGLVRFPAGEGIRVDHGVVEGQEISASFDPMIAKIAAHGATREEAIARSRDALCRTVLLGTVTNTAYLERVLGHPDFISGDTHTGFLEQHADALAPPPPPDDVERCLVAAAALASPRFDERLAAPEPLASMGAWRP; encoded by the coding sequence GTGAGCCTCCCCGAGAAGGTCCTCGTCGCCAACCGCGGCGAGATCGCCGTGCGCATCATGCGCACGCTGCGCCGCCTGGGGATCGCCAGCGTGGCGGTCTATCACGCCGAGGACGCCTGCGGCCGCGCCGTGCGCGAGGCCGACGAGGCCGTCGAGCTGTTCGGCGACACGCCCGTGGGCGCCTACCTCGACATCGAGGGCATCGTGGCCGCCTGTCACGCGACGGGCGCCACCGCCGTGCACCCGGGGTTCGGCTTCCTGTCGGAGAACGCCGCGTTCGCCGAGGCGCTGGCCGCCGCGGAGATCACGTTCATCGGCCCGCCGCCGTCGGCGATGCGCGCCATGGGCGACAAGATCGAGTCCAAGCGCCTGGCCGCCGCGGCCGGCGTGCCGACGCTGCCCGGCTCGCCCGACGCCGTGGCCGACGTCGAGGAGGCGGTCGCGATCGCCACCGAGATCGGCTTCCCCGTCCTGCTGAAGGCCAGCGCGGGCGGCGGCGGCAAGGGCATGCGCATCGCGGTGGACGCCGACGACTGCCGCGAGGCCTTCGACCGCGCGTCGGCGGAGGCCAAGGCCAGCTTCGGCGACGGCCGCGTCTTCGTGGAGCGCTTCATCACCAAGCCGCGCCACGTCGAGGTCCAGGTCCTGGCCGACACGCACGGCACCGTGCTGCACCTCGGCGAGCGCGAGTGCTCCATCCAGCGCCGCTACCAGAAGGTGATCGAGGAGTCGCCGTCGCCGGCGATCGACGCCGAGACGCGCGCGGCCATGGGCGCCACCGCCGTCGCGCTGGCCCGGGCCGTCGACTACGTCTCGGCGGGCACCGTGGAGATGATCCTCGACGAGGACGGCAGCTTCTACTTCCTGGAGATGAACACGCGGCTGCAGGTCGAGCACCCGGTCACCGAGCTGGTGACGGGCATCGACATCGTGGCCGAGCAGGTCCGCATCGCGGCCGGCGAGCCGCTGGGCTACGGCCAGGACGACGTGCGCATGAGCGGCCACGCGATCGAGTGCCGTGTCTACGCGGAGGACGCCGACGCCGGGTTCATCCCCGCGACCGGCCGCCTCGGCCTCGTGCGCTTCCCCGCCGGCGAGGGCATCCGCGTCGACCACGGCGTCGTCGAGGGCCAGGAGATCAGCGCCTCGTTCGACCCGATGATCGCCAAGATCGCCGCCCACGGCGCCACCCGCGAGGAGGCGATCGCGCGCTCGCGCGACGCGCTGTGCCGCACGGTCCTGCTGGGCACGGTGACCAACACGGCCTACCTGGAGCGCGTGCTCGGCCATCCCGACTTCATCTCGGGCGACACGCACACGGGCTTCCTCGAGCAGCACGCCGACGCGCTGGCGCCACCGCCGCCGCCCGACGACGTCGAGCGCTGCCTGGTCGCCGCGGCCGCCCTGGCCAGCCCGCGCTTCGACGAGCGCCTCGCCGCCCCCGAGCCGTTGGCGTCCATGGGCGCCTGGAGGCCCTAG
- a CDS encoding biotin/lipoyl-containing protein: MPFEITLGDRTAHTVDVARHGGRATVTIDGRDYHGSLRPAGDGYELTLEDRTEPMWILVDGDAILVHAFGQSWDLGIVDPVERSRGGGPSEDVALAPMPGTVISIAVAPGDEVTAGLPLMVIESMKMQSEITAARDGVVEQVFLDVGDTFDRGAALVALEADPETDPTEED, encoded by the coding sequence ATGCCCTTCGAGATCACCCTGGGCGACCGCACCGCCCACACCGTCGACGTCGCCCGCCACGGCGGCCGCGCCACCGTGACGATCGACGGCCGCGACTACCACGGCAGCCTGCGTCCCGCCGGCGATGGCTACGAGCTCACGCTCGAGGACCGCACCGAGCCGATGTGGATCCTCGTCGACGGCGACGCGATCCTCGTGCATGCCTTCGGGCAGTCCTGGGATCTGGGCATCGTCGACCCCGTCGAGCGCTCGCGCGGCGGCGGCCCGTCGGAGGACGTGGCGCTGGCGCCCATGCCCGGCACCGTCATCAGCATCGCCGTCGCCCCGGGCGACGAGGTCACCGCCGGCCTGCCGCTGATGGTCATCGAGAGCATGAAGATGCAGAGCGAGATCACCGCCGCCCGCGACGGCGTCGTCGAGCAGGTCTTCCTGGACGTCGGCGACACGTTCGACCGGGGCGCCGCGCTCGTCGCCCTGGAGGCCGACCCCGAGACCGACCCGACCGAGGAGGACTGA